One region of Triticum aestivum cultivar Chinese Spring chromosome 6B, IWGSC CS RefSeq v2.1, whole genome shotgun sequence genomic DNA includes:
- the LOC123139243 gene encoding uncharacterized protein, whose translation MDVVEILKIRTSPRNRHDFIGWSPEPRGNFTVKSAYKLATESHDDIHAGGASSSRPDGNRTIWNYIWKSQVPLKMRILAWKTASGALATNLCKAQSSEPLVGYKRQRSKAIICRGKRPDDIVSNESLPGDAENVSDKSGGVDKPPNPKRQKTEGNEGRRNRASPARLFKLNKELVSNQKGVIIGKEFGGLLDLAANSMPGDLSQWIMKHYDPEMSQIVIPERGKIPVDAASVRRIWGLPNRGRKVCYENRPEITKAMFRIYNITSKNSPSLTAWCKMIKDMAGAHDDDFLRAWLSLVFSCFLAPSTSLSISPKSFPAVMDVNGITETNICQFVVDQLKLAFKSGRAKKAVCCCVFHLVLLYLDSLDVDEPIPSLVPRVSVWNSDLMARVIKKDRKAPGEYGKLRVGFLLGQL comes from the exons ATGGATGTTGTAGAAATTCTGAAAATCCGTACTTCTCCAAGGAATAGGCATGACTTCATTGGCTGGTCTCCTGAGCCTCGTGGTAATTTTACGGTCAAGTCGGCGTACAAGCTAGCTACTGAATCACATGATGATATTCACGCTGGGGGTGCTAGCAGTAGTAGACCGGACGGCAATCGGACAATCTGGAATTATATTTGGAAATCTCAGGTCCCGCTCAAGATGCGCATCTTGGCGTGGAAGACGGCGAGTGGGGCGTTAGCTACTAACTTGTGCAAG GCTCAAAGCAGTGAACCGTTAGTTGGGTACAAGCGCCAGAGGAGTAAGGCAATTATCTGCCGAGGGAAGCGCCCTGATGATATTGTGAGTAATGAGAGTCTTCCCGGAGATGCTGAAAATGTGAGTGACAAAAGCGGTGGTGTGGATAAGCCACCAAATCCAAAGCGGCAGAAAACCGAAGGAAACGAG GGTCGTAGGAATAGGGCATCGCCTGCAAGGCTGTTCAAATTGAATAAAGAGTTGGTTTCTAATCAAAAAGGTGTTATTATTGGAAAAGAGTTTGGAGGCCTGCTGGACCTTGCAGCGAACAGCATGCCTGGCGATCTTAGTCAATGGATAATGAAGCATTATGATCCAGAGATGTCACAGATAGTTATTCCAGAGAGGGGGAAGATTCCAGTAGATGCTGCGAGTGTTCGGAGGATATGGGGTTTGCCAAATAGGGGGAGAAAAGTCTGTTACGAAAACCGCCCTGAGATCACAAAGGCAATGTTCAGGATTTACAATATCACTTCAAAGAATTCACCATCTCTCACAGCATGGTGCAAGATGATCAAAGATATGGCAGGAGCTCACGATGACGACTTCCTACGCGCATGGTTGTCTcttgtcttctcttgcttccttgcaCCATCTACAAGTTTAAGCATTTCACCAAAAAGCTTCCCTGCGGTCATGGATGTAAATGGAATAACTGAAACCAACATATGCCAGTTTGTGGTTGATCAACTAAAGCTAGCATTCAAATCAGGTCGTGCCAAGAAGGCCGTTTGTTGCTGTGTTTTCCACCTCGTA TTGCTGTATCTAGACTCTTTGGATGTTGATGAACCAATTCCCAGCTTGGTACCAAGGGTTTCAGTTTGGAATTCAGATTTGATGGCAAGAGTTATCAAGAAGGACAGGAAAGCTCCCGGGGAATATGGGAAACTGCGG GTAGGATTTTTGCTGGGGCAGTTATAG